One segment of Meriones unguiculatus strain TT.TT164.6M chromosome 3, Bangor_MerUng_6.1, whole genome shotgun sequence DNA contains the following:
- the Cxcl11 gene encoding C-X-C motif chemokine 11, which produces MLPRLLRFSLPAVLCKEHQSQGKEAAAAEAEMNTKGMAIALALIICATAVQGFVMFKGGRCLCIGPGAKAVRKADIERVSVIHPSNGCDKVEVIVTLKAQKGQRCLDPRSKQARLIRQKIEKNNSLKHRNM; this is translated from the exons ATGCTCCCGAGGCTCCTCAGGTTCAGCCTTCCTGCTGTTCTCTGCAAAGAGCATCAAAGCCAAGGcaaggaggcagcagcagcagaagccgAGATGAACACCAAGGGCATGGCCATAGCTTTGGCTCTGATCATCTGTGCGACAGCTGTGCAAG GCTTCGTTATGTTCAAAGGGGGGCGCTGTCTTTGCATAGGCCCTGGAGCAAAAGCAGTCAGAAAGGCAGACATTGAGAGGGTTTCCGTAATTCACCCCAGCAACGGCTGTGACAAGGTTGAAGTGAT CGTTACCCTGAAAGCACAGAAAGGACAGAGGTGCCTGGACCCCAGATCAAAGCAAGCACGCCTTATACGACAG aaaatagaaaaaaataattctttaaagcACCGAAACATGTGA